A genomic window from Punica granatum isolate Tunisia-2019 chromosome 2, ASM765513v2, whole genome shotgun sequence includes:
- the LOC116195849 gene encoding inositol hexakisphosphate and diphosphoinositol-pentakisphosphate kinase VIP2-like isoform X4 — MIYYPSSAGGGMKELFRKVGNRSSDFNPEVRLVRREGSYIYEEFMPTGGTDVKVYTVGPEYAHAEARKSPVVDGVVMRNPDGKEVRYPVLLTPAEKQMAREVCIAFRQSVCGFDLLRSEGRSYVCDVNGWSFVKNSYKYYDDAACVLRKMFLEAKAPHLSSTIPPVLPWKINEPVQPSEGLTRQGSGIIGTFGQAEELRCVIAIIRHGDRTPKQKVKLKVTEEKLLNLMLKYNGGRPRSETKLKSAVQLQDLLDATRILVPRARSDRESNSEAEDIEHAEKLSQVKAVLEKGGHFSGIYRKVQLKPLKWIKVAKANGEGEEERPVEALMVLKYGGVLTHAGRKQAEELGRYFRNNMYPGEGTGLLCLHSTYRHDLKIYSSDEGRVQMSAAAFAKGLLDLEGQLTPILVSLVSKDSSMLDGLDSASIEIEAAKAMLNEIITLGAKIGHCIGSSDWPWMADGAGLPDNASDLLPKLVELTKKVTEQVKLLAMEEDEKLTETSVYDVIPPYDQAKALGKTNIDVDRIAAGLPCGSEGFLLMFARWRKLERDLYNERKERFDITQIPDVYDSCKYDLLHNAHLNLDGLDELFKVAQLLADGVIPNEYGINPKQKLKIGSKIARRLLGKILIDLRNTREEAIYVAGLKSKQEQQSKLSDAEKDESDDPLKHHTCYEEFRRCSSNGEKALDQDDEDDRETKYRLDPKYANVRTPDRHVRTRLYFTSESHIHSLMNVLQYCNLDDSLQGEDSLVCHSGLERLYKTKELDYMSYIVLRMFENTEVALEDPKRFRMEMTFSRGADLSPLEMNDSEAASLHQEHTLPIMGPERLQEVGSYLTLEKIEKMIRPFAMPAEDFPPPSTPQGFSGYFSKSAAVLERLVNLWPFNKHGYANGGKK; from the exons ATGATATATTATCCAAGTTCAGCAGGTGGTGGTATGAAGGAATTATTCAGGAAG GTTGGAAATCGTTCAAGTGACTTCAATCCAGAGGTTAGACTTGTTAGGCGTGAAGGCTCATACATATACGAGGAATTCATGCCTACTGGAGGAACAGACGTGAAG GTGTATACTGTTGGTCCTGAATATGCTCATGCTGAAGCAAGGAAGTCACCAGTTGTAGACGGCGTTGTTATGAGAAACCCTGATGGCAAGGAA GTAAGGTATCCTGTGCTACTGACTCCTGCTGAGAAGCAAATGGCAAGAGAAGTATGCATTGCTTTTAGGCAATCG GTTTGTGGGTTTGATCTCTTGCGCTCTGAAGGACGCTCATATGTTTGCGATGTGAATGGATGGAGTTTCGTAAAAAACTCTTACAA ATATTACGATGATGCTGCTTGTGTTTTAAGGAAGATGTTTCTGGAGGCAAAAGCCCCCCATCTTTCTTCGACAATTCCACCAGTACTCCCTTGGAAGATCAATGAACCAGTTCAGCCTTCTGAGGGACTGACACGTCAGGGAAGTGGTATAATTGGGACATTTGGTCAAGCCGAAGAGCTACGCTGTGTGATTGCTATTATTCGGCA TGGTGATAGAACTCCTAAACAGAAAGTAAAGCTTAAAGTCACTGAAGAAAAGCTGCTGAACTTGATGTTGAAGTACAACGGGGGGAGGCCTAGATCCGAG ACAAAGCTTAAAAGTGCCGTTCAGCTTCAAGATTTACTGGATGCAACAAGAATCCTAGTGCCTCGAGCCAG ATCTGATCGTGAAAGCAATAGTGAGGCAGAAGACATAGAACATGCTGAGAAGCTTAGTCAAGTCAAAGCAGTATTAGAAAAG GGCGGACATTTTTCAGGTATTTATAGGAAGGTTCAATTGAAACCTCTGAAATGGATCAAAGTTGCAAAAGCCAATGGTGAGGGGGAAGAAGAGCGGCCCGTTGAAGCTCTCATGGTTCTTAAATATGGGGGTGTTCTTACACATGCTGGCAGAAAACAG GCAGAAGAACTTGGTAGATATTTCCGGAACAATATGTATCCAG GAGAAGGTACCGGTTTGCTCTGCCTACATAGTACATATCGTCATGATCTGAAAATTTACAGCTCTGATGAGGGTCGAGTGCAG ATGTCTGCCGCTGCATTTGCAAAGGGACTCCTTGATTTGGAAGGGCAATTAACCCCTATTCTG GTTTCCCTTGTTAGTAAGGATTCCTCAATGTTGGATGGACTTGATAGCGCCAGTATCGAGATAGAAGCAGCTAAG GCTATGTTGAATGAGATCATAACTTTGGGTGCGAAGATAGGCCATTGCATTGGGTCCTCAGATTGGCCCTGGATGGCTGATGGAGCTGGGCTTCCTGATAATGCATCAGATCTTCTACCTAAATTA GTTGAGTTGACCAAAAAGGTGACTGAACAAGTAAAACTACTAGCAATGGAGGAAGATGAGAAACTCACAGAGACAAGTGTCTATGATGTAATTCCTCCCTATGATCAAGCAAAAGCTCTTGGTAAGACCAACATCGATGTTGATCGCATTGCTGCTGGATTACCGTGTGGCAGTGAGGGATTTCTATTGATGTTTGCACGTTGGAGAAAACTTGAAAGGGATTTATACAATGAACGCAAAGA GCGGTTTGATATAACACAAATACCGGATGTTTATGACTCATGCAA GTATGATCTTTTGCATAATGCACACCTTAATCTTGATGGATTGGATGAGCTCTTCAAAGTCGCTCAG CTACTTGCAGATGGTGTAATACCCAATGAATATGGTATCAACCCAAAGCAGAAGTTGAAAATTGGCTCTAAG ATTGCTCGGCGATTGTTGGGGAAGATTTTAATTGATCTTCGAAATACTCGTGAAGAGGCAATCTATGTTGCAGGTCTTAAGAGCAAGCAAGAACAACAGTCAAAACTGAGTGATGCAGAAAAGGATGAATCAGATGATCCTTTAAAACATCACACCTGTTATGAAGAGTTCCGTAGATGTAGCTCTAATGGTGAGAAGGCGCTGGATCaggatgatgaggatgataGAGAAACCAAATATCGTTTGGATCCAAA GTATGCAAATGTCAGGACTCCAGACCGTCATGTCCGCACTCGGCTTTACTTCACATCA GAATCTCATATCCATTCCCTGATGAATGTTCTCCAATACTGCAACCTGGACGACTCCCTTCAGGGGGAGGACAGCCTTGTCTGCCATAGTGGTCTGGAGCGATTGTACAAGACAAAGGAGCTGGACTACATGAGTTACATTGTCTTGAGAATGTTTGAGAACACAGAG GTGGCTTTGGAGGATCCAAAAAGGTTCCGGATGGAGATGACCTTTAGCCGTGGTGCTGATTTATCCCCACTAGAG ATGAACGACAGTGAGGCTGCTTCGTTACACCAGGAGCACACGCTTCCGATAATGGGTCCAGAAAGGCTGCAAGAAGTAGGATCATATCTGACGCTGGAGAAGATAGAGAAGATGATACGCCCATTCGCAATGCCAGCAGAGGATTTCCCTCCACCGTCAACCCCTCAGGGATTCTCGGGTTACTTCTCCAAGAGCGCTGCTGTTCTTGAGCGATTGGTAAATCTTTGGCCTTTCAATAAGCACGGCTATGCCAATGGAGGTAAGAAGTAG
- the LOC116195849 gene encoding inositol hexakisphosphate and diphosphoinositol-pentakisphosphate kinase VIP2-like isoform X5 has translation MRNPDGKEVRYPVLLTPAEKQMAREVCIAFRQSVCGFDLLRSEGRSYVCDVNGWSFVKNSYKYYDDAACVLRKMFLEAKAPHLSSTIPPVLPWKINEPVQPSEGLTRQGSGIIGTFGQAEELRCVIAIIRHGDRTPKQKVKLKVTEEKLLNLMLKYNGGRPRSETKLKSAVQLQDLLDATRILVPRARSDRESNSEAEDIEHAEKLSQVKAVLEKGGHFSGIYRKVQLKPLKWIKVAKANGEGEEERPVEALMVLKYGGVLTHAGRKQAEELGRYFRNNMYPGEGTGLLCLHSTYRHDLKIYSSDEGRVQMSAAAFAKGLLDLEGQLTPILVSLVSKDSSMLDGLDSASIEIEAAKAMLNEIITLGAKIGHCIGSSDWPWMADGAGLPDNASDLLPKLVELTKKVTEQVKLLAMEEDEKLTETSVYDVIPPYDQAKALGKTNIDVDRIAAGLPCGSEGFLLMFARWRKLERDLYNERKERFDITQIPDVYDSCKYDLLHNAHLNLDGLDELFKVAQLLADGVIPNEYGINPKQKLKIGSKIARRLLGKILIDLRNTREEAIYVAGLKSKQEQQSKLSDAEKDESDDPLKHHTCYEEFRRCSSNGEKALDQDDEDDRETKYRLDPKYANVRTPDRHVRTRLYFTSESHIHSLMNVLQYCNLDDSLQGEDSLVCHSGLERLYKTKELDYMSYIVLRMFENTEVALEDPKRFRMEMTFSRGADLSPLEMNDSEAASLHQEHTLPIMGPERLQEVGSYLTLEKIEKMIRPFAMPAEDFPPPSTPQGFSGYFSKSAAVLERLVNLWPFNKHGYANGGKK, from the exons ATGAGAAACCCTGATGGCAAGGAA GTAAGGTATCCTGTGCTACTGACTCCTGCTGAGAAGCAAATGGCAAGAGAAGTATGCATTGCTTTTAGGCAATCG GTTTGTGGGTTTGATCTCTTGCGCTCTGAAGGACGCTCATATGTTTGCGATGTGAATGGATGGAGTTTCGTAAAAAACTCTTACAA ATATTACGATGATGCTGCTTGTGTTTTAAGGAAGATGTTTCTGGAGGCAAAAGCCCCCCATCTTTCTTCGACAATTCCACCAGTACTCCCTTGGAAGATCAATGAACCAGTTCAGCCTTCTGAGGGACTGACACGTCAGGGAAGTGGTATAATTGGGACATTTGGTCAAGCCGAAGAGCTACGCTGTGTGATTGCTATTATTCGGCA TGGTGATAGAACTCCTAAACAGAAAGTAAAGCTTAAAGTCACTGAAGAAAAGCTGCTGAACTTGATGTTGAAGTACAACGGGGGGAGGCCTAGATCCGAG ACAAAGCTTAAAAGTGCCGTTCAGCTTCAAGATTTACTGGATGCAACAAGAATCCTAGTGCCTCGAGCCAG ATCTGATCGTGAAAGCAATAGTGAGGCAGAAGACATAGAACATGCTGAGAAGCTTAGTCAAGTCAAAGCAGTATTAGAAAAG GGCGGACATTTTTCAGGTATTTATAGGAAGGTTCAATTGAAACCTCTGAAATGGATCAAAGTTGCAAAAGCCAATGGTGAGGGGGAAGAAGAGCGGCCCGTTGAAGCTCTCATGGTTCTTAAATATGGGGGTGTTCTTACACATGCTGGCAGAAAACAG GCAGAAGAACTTGGTAGATATTTCCGGAACAATATGTATCCAG GAGAAGGTACCGGTTTGCTCTGCCTACATAGTACATATCGTCATGATCTGAAAATTTACAGCTCTGATGAGGGTCGAGTGCAG ATGTCTGCCGCTGCATTTGCAAAGGGACTCCTTGATTTGGAAGGGCAATTAACCCCTATTCTG GTTTCCCTTGTTAGTAAGGATTCCTCAATGTTGGATGGACTTGATAGCGCCAGTATCGAGATAGAAGCAGCTAAG GCTATGTTGAATGAGATCATAACTTTGGGTGCGAAGATAGGCCATTGCATTGGGTCCTCAGATTGGCCCTGGATGGCTGATGGAGCTGGGCTTCCTGATAATGCATCAGATCTTCTACCTAAATTA GTTGAGTTGACCAAAAAGGTGACTGAACAAGTAAAACTACTAGCAATGGAGGAAGATGAGAAACTCACAGAGACAAGTGTCTATGATGTAATTCCTCCCTATGATCAAGCAAAAGCTCTTGGTAAGACCAACATCGATGTTGATCGCATTGCTGCTGGATTACCGTGTGGCAGTGAGGGATTTCTATTGATGTTTGCACGTTGGAGAAAACTTGAAAGGGATTTATACAATGAACGCAAAGA GCGGTTTGATATAACACAAATACCGGATGTTTATGACTCATGCAA GTATGATCTTTTGCATAATGCACACCTTAATCTTGATGGATTGGATGAGCTCTTCAAAGTCGCTCAG CTACTTGCAGATGGTGTAATACCCAATGAATATGGTATCAACCCAAAGCAGAAGTTGAAAATTGGCTCTAAG ATTGCTCGGCGATTGTTGGGGAAGATTTTAATTGATCTTCGAAATACTCGTGAAGAGGCAATCTATGTTGCAGGTCTTAAGAGCAAGCAAGAACAACAGTCAAAACTGAGTGATGCAGAAAAGGATGAATCAGATGATCCTTTAAAACATCACACCTGTTATGAAGAGTTCCGTAGATGTAGCTCTAATGGTGAGAAGGCGCTGGATCaggatgatgaggatgataGAGAAACCAAATATCGTTTGGATCCAAA GTATGCAAATGTCAGGACTCCAGACCGTCATGTCCGCACTCGGCTTTACTTCACATCA GAATCTCATATCCATTCCCTGATGAATGTTCTCCAATACTGCAACCTGGACGACTCCCTTCAGGGGGAGGACAGCCTTGTCTGCCATAGTGGTCTGGAGCGATTGTACAAGACAAAGGAGCTGGACTACATGAGTTACATTGTCTTGAGAATGTTTGAGAACACAGAG GTGGCTTTGGAGGATCCAAAAAGGTTCCGGATGGAGATGACCTTTAGCCGTGGTGCTGATTTATCCCCACTAGAG ATGAACGACAGTGAGGCTGCTTCGTTACACCAGGAGCACACGCTTCCGATAATGGGTCCAGAAAGGCTGCAAGAAGTAGGATCATATCTGACGCTGGAGAAGATAGAGAAGATGATACGCCCATTCGCAATGCCAGCAGAGGATTTCCCTCCACCGTCAACCCCTCAGGGATTCTCGGGTTACTTCTCCAAGAGCGCTGCTGTTCTTGAGCGATTGGTAAATCTTTGGCCTTTCAATAAGCACGGCTATGCCAATGGAGGTAAGAAGTAG